In Hymenobacter sublimis, a single genomic region encodes these proteins:
- a CDS encoding AIR synthase-related protein: protein MSSSQKPAGYDIDLGNECSRNAYAWSKKTFPNRAGKPGEAAQDLDGGFANEIRFGNARLGISSDGIGTKIEVAERVGKFDTLGYDLVAMTADDLIVGGFVPTNLSNIIDVNTLDYEVIDELMRGLHDACNFAEVAITGGEIAELGNRIGGWAGARMNFNWCSTAIGSLHPSLERPLSGAGVQAGQAVVALRSPSFRSNGFSLARRTLQNLFGENWHSAPYDGPDATPHGSAGHTWGEVLLAPSLIYSPGVARVLDAGLPLYAAAHITGGGIADNFRRVLKNGVGAELTNLFEPLPAMQKLTELAGITPADAYLYWNMGNGMLLVTDEAQAEAVAASLRSQGYDAQVAGRITPEPGIRLNVGAGELRYEA, encoded by the coding sequence ATGTCCTCCTCCCAGAAACCCGCCGGTTACGACATCGACCTCGGCAACGAATGCTCCCGCAACGCCTACGCCTGGTCTAAAAAAACCTTTCCGAACCGGGCCGGCAAGCCTGGGGAGGCAGCCCAGGACCTGGACGGCGGCTTTGCCAACGAAATTCGCTTTGGCAACGCCCGCTTGGGCATCAGCTCCGACGGTATCGGGACGAAGATTGAGGTAGCGGAGCGGGTAGGGAAATTCGATACGCTCGGCTACGACCTAGTAGCCATGACGGCCGATGACCTTATCGTGGGCGGCTTCGTGCCCACCAACCTCAGCAACATCATCGACGTGAATACCCTCGATTACGAGGTGATTGACGAGCTGATGCGCGGCCTGCACGACGCCTGCAACTTTGCCGAAGTTGCCATTACAGGCGGTGAAATTGCTGAATTGGGCAACCGCATCGGGGGCTGGGCGGGTGCCCGCATGAACTTCAACTGGTGCTCCACGGCCATCGGTAGTCTGCACCCCAGCCTGGAGCGCCCCTTGAGCGGCGCGGGCGTGCAAGCTGGCCAAGCGGTAGTAGCGCTTCGTTCGCCGAGCTTCCGCTCCAACGGCTTCTCCTTGGCCCGCCGCACCCTCCAAAATCTGTTCGGCGAAAACTGGCATTCGGCCCCGTACGATGGCCCGGACGCTACCCCCCACGGCAGCGCCGGCCACACCTGGGGCGAGGTGCTGCTTGCGCCTTCCCTGATCTACTCGCCCGGCGTGGCGCGGGTGCTGGATGCGGGCCTGCCGCTCTACGCCGCGGCCCACATCACGGGCGGCGGCATTGCTGATAACTTCAGGCGGGTGCTTAAAAACGGCGTCGGTGCTGAGCTGACCAACCTCTTCGAGCCCCTGCCCGCCATGCAGAAGCTCACGGAGCTAGCCGGCATCACCCCTGCCGACGCCTACCTCTACTGGAACATGGGCAACGGCATGCTCCTGGTCACCGACGAAGCCCAGGCCGAGGCCGTAGCCGCTAGCCTCCGCAGCCAGGGCTACGACGCGCAGGTTGCCGGCCGCATTACGCCGGAGCCCGGTATTCGGCTAAACGTGGGTGCTGGCGAGTTGCGCTACGAAGCATAA
- a CDS encoding STAS domain-containing protein, which produces MEVYREILPESYLLILTDDSQPTARAQLSYALRRAIRSGKPSIWIDCSHLRNLSFSTLRLLVRYYQRLRERQIPLVLCHLGDSAHQLLARLPTSSCPPVVPSLLDAERYCRSQHVLVH; this is translated from the coding sequence ATGGAAGTCTACCGTGAAATTCTTCCTGAGAGCTACCTGCTCATCCTCACCGATGATAGCCAGCCCACGGCGCGGGCCCAACTCTCGTACGCCCTGCGCCGGGCCATTCGGAGCGGTAAGCCCAGCATCTGGATTGATTGTAGCCACCTGCGTAACCTTTCCTTTTCTACGCTGCGGCTGCTGGTGCGCTACTACCAGCGCCTGCGCGAGCGGCAGATTCCGTTGGTGCTGTGCCACCTCGGCGACTCAGCCCACCAGTTGCTGGCCCGCCTGCCTACCTCCAGCTGCCCGCCCGTAGTTCCCTCCTTGCTCGATGCTGAGCGGTACTGCCGGAGCCAGCATGTACTCGTGCACTAG
- a CDS encoding DUF6985 domain-containing protein: MSNWKDTVRTDEFDDLVAEVSLNLLQATEPVRLCFGVDTTLEEAKAAEVVVNELLQKLPSLEGTIANAAFKYYQLLVKALSEYGESYSLPVADDAAALRQFYQLMAIHLPFELEAGHFGLEFRCEFEEEHGMGIRFRNWQIEEVGDGSEAFSLD; encoded by the coding sequence ATGAGTAACTGGAAGGATACAGTACGAACGGATGAGTTTGACGATTTAGTGGCTGAAGTCTCCCTAAATCTTCTGCAAGCAACAGAACCAGTCCGGTTGTGCTTTGGGGTAGATACTACTTTAGAGGAGGCAAAAGCTGCTGAAGTGGTTGTAAACGAATTGCTGCAGAAGCTACCGAGTCTAGAAGGCACAATTGCTAATGCTGCGTTCAAATACTACCAGCTACTTGTCAAGGCATTAAGTGAATATGGTGAGTCGTATAGCCTTCCAGTAGCAGACGATGCTGCCGCTCTACGCCAATTCTACCAACTAATGGCAATTCATCTTCCCTTCGAACTTGAAGCAGGTCATTTTGGCCTTGAGTTTAGGTGTGAATTCGAGGAAGAGCACGGAATGGGAATACGGTTTCGTAACTGGCAAATTGAGGAAGTAGGAGACGGATCAGAAGCCTTTTCTCTTGATTAA
- the purF gene encoding amidophosphoribosyltransferase, producing the protein MCGIVGFYGPDDVAHDIVFGLTALQHRGQDAAGIATFDDNFHLCKGNGLIADVFRPKQLKKLKGNIGIGHARYTTQGSNDAELAQPFTTSYPFGLAMVHNGNVINFRQAAKRLHEKYHVLPKTSNDLELIMYTFASELRLKNLDNLSVIDIFDAVETTQELVKGAYATITVIAGHGLLAFNDPLAIRPLVLGCRQTEKGPIYAFASESTCFDYLGFEFIKNVGPGQAVFIDKDFKVHYKNPYAQPKAFCVFEHIYFAREDSTIHGRLVARERVRLGKMLARKVIESGIQPDMVIDVPSSGYFSASGLAEAIGVPYRRALVKNNHMGRSFIVSSQAGREDIVKKKLNPIREFVEGKKIAVVDDSIVRGTTSRRIVRILREAGATEVYFISSAPPIVSPCIYGIDMAMSTELIAANYTEEEICRYIEADKVIYQSIEDLQELFSEEKGHGGNCFACFTGHYPTGDVTKYLRHIQEERQSHRSDKKQGTDSTPSVSAKAPEPTEH; encoded by the coding sequence ATGTGCGGAATTGTAGGTTTTTACGGCCCCGATGACGTCGCCCACGACATCGTATTTGGGTTGACGGCGCTTCAGCACCGCGGCCAGGATGCGGCCGGCATAGCCACCTTCGACGACAACTTCCACCTCTGCAAAGGCAACGGCCTGATTGCCGACGTGTTCCGTCCTAAGCAACTCAAGAAGCTGAAGGGCAACATCGGCATCGGCCACGCCCGCTACACCACCCAGGGTTCCAACGATGCCGAGCTAGCCCAGCCATTTACCACCAGCTACCCCTTCGGGCTGGCCATGGTGCACAACGGTAACGTCATCAACTTCCGGCAGGCCGCCAAGCGCCTACACGAGAAGTACCACGTGTTGCCCAAAACCAGCAACGACCTGGAGCTGATCATGTACACTTTCGCTTCGGAGCTGCGGCTGAAAAACCTCGACAACCTCTCGGTTATCGACATCTTCGACGCCGTAGAAACCACCCAGGAGCTAGTGAAGGGCGCCTACGCTACCATTACTGTCATTGCTGGGCACGGCCTGCTGGCCTTCAACGACCCCCTGGCCATCCGGCCCCTGGTGCTGGGTTGCCGCCAGACGGAGAAAGGCCCAATCTATGCCTTTGCCTCCGAAAGCACCTGTTTTGACTACCTCGGGTTTGAGTTTATCAAGAACGTAGGACCCGGCCAGGCAGTGTTTATCGACAAGGATTTTAAGGTTCACTATAAAAACCCCTATGCCCAGCCCAAGGCGTTCTGCGTGTTCGAACACATCTACTTCGCGCGGGAAGATTCCACCATTCACGGCCGCCTAGTGGCCCGGGAGCGGGTGCGGCTGGGTAAGATGCTGGCCCGTAAGGTCATCGAATCAGGTATTCAGCCGGACATGGTGATTGATGTGCCTTCGTCGGGCTACTTCTCAGCGTCCGGCCTGGCCGAGGCCATTGGGGTGCCTTACCGCCGGGCCTTGGTGAAAAACAACCACATGGGCCGCTCCTTTATTGTGAGCAGCCAAGCCGGCCGCGAGGACATCGTCAAGAAAAAGCTCAACCCCATCCGGGAGTTCGTAGAAGGCAAGAAGATTGCCGTGGTCGATGACAGCATTGTGCGCGGCACTACCTCGCGGCGTATTGTGCGCATTTTGCGCGAGGCGGGGGCCACGGAGGTGTACTTCATCAGCAGTGCCCCGCCCATCGTCTCGCCCTGCATCTATGGCATTGATATGGCTATGAGCACCGAGCTGATTGCCGCCAACTACACGGAGGAGGAAATCTGCCGCTATATTGAGGCCGATAAGGTTATCTATCAGTCGATTGAGGACTTGCAGGAGCTGTTTTCGGAAGAGAAGGGCCACGGCGGCAACTGCTTTGCCTGCTTCACCGGCCACTACCCCACCGGCGACGTAACCAAGTACCTGCGCCACATTCAGGAGGAGCGTCAAAGCCACCGCTCCGACAAAAAGCAAGGCACCGATTCTACACCCTCCGTGAGTGCCAAAGCCCCCGAGCCCACCGAGCATTAG
- a CDS encoding nicotinate phosphoribosyltransferase translates to MNSAPLSGLYAPSLSLLTDLYQVTMAYGYWQQGMQDREAVFHLYFRRPPFAGGYAVGAGLAYVVDFLQNLQFSEDDLHYLGSLKSAKGGVMFPPEFLAYLRELKFSCDVDAVAEGTVVFANEPLIRVQGPLLQAQLVETALLTLVNFQTLIATKASRIREAAGSDTVLEFGLRRAQGFDGGLSASRAAYLGGVDATSNVLAGQRFGIPVKGTHAHSWVMAFEQEQEAFAAYAQAFPDDSVFLVDTYDTLEGVRHAISVARELRAKGHELGGIRLDSGDLAYLSREARALLNEAGFENVRIVASNDLEENLITSLKQQGAKIDTWGIGTQLVTAYDQPALGGVYKMAALRKPDDSGWDFTIKLSEQLAKTSIPGILQVRRYESEKGQPRADMLYNVAEPLPDQLTIVDPLDATRRRPVRPDATYRELLEPIFRRGQLVHQLPTLQESRARAHREVLALDPSIRRFLNPHTYPVGLEETLNTFRTNLILEKRPQRPA, encoded by the coding sequence ATGAATTCTGCTCCGCTTTCCGGCCTCTACGCTCCCTCCCTAAGCCTGCTCACCGACCTTTACCAGGTTACCATGGCCTACGGCTACTGGCAGCAGGGCATGCAGGACCGCGAGGCTGTATTTCACTTGTACTTTCGCCGGCCGCCCTTTGCGGGTGGCTACGCCGTGGGCGCGGGCCTAGCCTACGTGGTCGATTTTCTGCAGAACCTGCAGTTTTCCGAAGACGATCTGCACTACCTCGGCAGCCTGAAAAGCGCCAAGGGCGGGGTCATGTTTCCGCCAGAATTTCTGGCCTATCTCCGCGAGCTAAAGTTCAGCTGCGACGTGGATGCTGTTGCGGAAGGCACCGTAGTATTTGCCAATGAGCCCCTGATTCGGGTGCAGGGTCCGCTATTACAGGCTCAACTGGTGGAAACGGCCCTCCTGACACTCGTCAACTTCCAAACGCTGATTGCCACCAAGGCTTCGCGCATTCGAGAGGCGGCCGGCTCCGACACGGTGCTGGAGTTTGGGTTGCGCCGGGCCCAGGGCTTTGATGGCGGCCTGAGTGCCAGCCGCGCCGCCTACCTCGGCGGAGTCGATGCAACTTCTAACGTGCTGGCCGGACAGCGCTTCGGCATTCCGGTAAAGGGTACCCATGCCCACAGTTGGGTAATGGCGTTTGAGCAGGAGCAAGAAGCTTTTGCCGCCTACGCCCAGGCCTTCCCCGATGATTCCGTTTTTCTGGTGGACACCTACGACACGCTGGAAGGCGTGCGCCACGCCATCAGCGTAGCCCGGGAGCTGCGCGCCAAGGGCCACGAACTGGGCGGCATCCGCCTCGACTCCGGGGACTTAGCCTACCTCAGCCGCGAGGCTCGGGCTTTGCTCAATGAAGCAGGGTTCGAGAATGTGCGCATTGTGGCCAGCAATGACCTGGAAGAAAATCTTATCACCAGCCTCAAGCAGCAAGGGGCCAAAATTGATACCTGGGGCATTGGCACGCAGCTAGTAACGGCCTACGACCAGCCGGCCCTAGGAGGAGTGTATAAAATGGCTGCCCTGCGCAAGCCAGATGATTCGGGCTGGGACTTTACCATCAAGCTTTCTGAGCAACTAGCGAAAACCAGCATTCCGGGCATTTTGCAGGTGCGCCGCTACGAAAGCGAAAAAGGCCAGCCCCGCGCCGATATGCTCTACAATGTAGCCGAGCCCCTGCCCGACCAGCTCACCATCGTCGATCCGCTCGACGCTACCCGCCGCCGCCCCGTGCGCCCCGATGCTACCTACCGGGAGCTGCTGGAGCCTATTTTCCGCCGCGGCCAGCTGGTGCACCAATTGCCCACGTTGCAAGAAAGCCGCGCCCGCGCCCACCGGGAGGTGCTAGCCCTTGACCCCAGCATCCGCCGCTTCCTGAACCCGCACACCTACCCCGTCGGCCTGGAGGAAACCCTGAACACCTTCCGCACCAACTTGATTCTGGAGAAACGGCCCCAACGGCCCGCGTAG
- a CDS encoding nuclear transport factor 2 family protein, translating to MEIAAQKHLVESYIEAYNRFDVDGMVRHLHEDVVFRNIAGGEVNVTTTGKEAFRQQATQALQYFSQRAQRATNWQVADNRVEVALDYSAVAAIDFPNGLNAGDALRLQGKSVFQFANGQIISIDDIS from the coding sequence ATGGAAATTGCCGCCCAAAAACACCTTGTGGAAAGCTACATCGAAGCGTACAACCGTTTCGATGTAGACGGCATGGTGCGCCATCTGCACGAGGACGTGGTGTTCCGAAATATTGCTGGCGGTGAAGTGAACGTGACGACGACTGGCAAGGAAGCCTTCCGCCAGCAGGCCACGCAAGCCCTGCAGTACTTCTCTCAGCGGGCGCAACGCGCTACCAATTGGCAAGTAGCTGACAACCGCGTGGAGGTAGCGCTAGATTACTCCGCCGTAGCAGCCATCGACTTTCCCAACGGCCTCAACGCCGGCGACGCGCTGCGGCTGCAGGGCAAGTCGGTTTTTCAGTTTGCGAATGGCCAGATCATTTCCATCGACGACATCAGCTAA
- a CDS encoding DUF4240 domain-containing protein, whose translation MAMDKNEFWQIIDSTREAALGDQERHQQALISRLESYSPEQIVEFECLLRQYVLEADTFLIMAAQKIIDGYVSEDPYLYFRCWLVGQGETVFTEALRNPDSLAPLLHDPYQEFEALLYVAGLAYARRTGKQEEDDTFPRAVALTRGLDYADSVTTGEDWTENQLPKMLPRLWKKFGAL comes from the coding sequence ATGGCAATGGATAAGAACGAGTTTTGGCAAATCATTGATTCGACCAGGGAAGCTGCGCTGGGTGACCAGGAGCGCCACCAGCAGGCCCTGATAAGCCGCTTGGAAAGCTACTCGCCCGAACAGATAGTAGAGTTTGAATGCCTGCTGCGCCAATACGTGTTGGAGGCCGATACCTTCCTCATCATGGCCGCCCAGAAAATCATCGACGGCTACGTTTCCGAGGATCCGTATCTGTACTTCCGGTGCTGGCTGGTTGGCCAGGGCGAAACCGTATTCACAGAAGCCCTACGCAACCCCGATTCCCTGGCCCCTCTACTTCACGACCCATATCAGGAGTTTGAGGCCCTGCTCTACGTAGCCGGCCTGGCCTACGCCCGTCGCACCGGCAAGCAGGAGGAAGACGACACCTTTCCCCGGGCCGTAGCCCTCACCCGCGGCCTGGATTACGCCGACTCCGTAACCACCGGCGAAGACTGGACGGAAAACCAGCTACCCAAAATGCTACCCCGCCTCTGGAAGAAGTTCGGCGCTTTGTAA
- a CDS encoding heavy-metal-associated domain-containing protein — translation MTTLRFKTSINCANCLRAVTPFLDAEASVEKWSVDTNNPDKILTVEGANPIPELVMKSVSQAGFDIEPLAA, via the coding sequence ATGACTACTCTTCGGTTCAAAACCAGCATTAATTGTGCTAACTGCCTGCGCGCCGTCACGCCCTTCCTCGATGCGGAAGCCAGCGTAGAAAAGTGGAGTGTTGATACCAATAACCCCGATAAAATCCTGACGGTGGAAGGTGCAAACCCCATTCCGGAACTGGTTATGAAGTCGGTGTCGCAGGCCGGATTCGATATTGAGCCGCTCGCCGCGTAG
- the purN gene encoding phosphoribosylglycinamide formyltransferase, translating to MKKNTGHPDASLPSSSLREEGAEREAKRLAILLSGRGSNMVALVQAVQNGVLQGLAEVAVVFSNKPDAPGLETAAGLGCPTASLSSQGRKRAEYDAEVVEILNHYQPDYVVLAGYMRILSPTFIRAFAGRILNIHPADTHQHQGLHAYEWAFENQLPETKITVHLVDEGLDTGPILAQHPVDLRGADTLGEVERRGLAVEHRLYANTLARLMQGELSIPTSETAAVSPPTPEPLVPFSSGSSAEDAGGEAIR from the coding sequence GTGAAGAAAAATACAGGACATCCGGATGCTTCACTCCCCAGCTCCTCTTTGCGGGAGGAGGGGGCGGAAAGGGAGGCCAAACGCCTCGCCATTCTTCTCTCCGGTCGGGGCTCCAACATGGTGGCCTTGGTGCAGGCCGTGCAAAACGGCGTGTTGCAGGGCTTGGCTGAGGTAGCCGTGGTGTTCAGCAACAAGCCCGATGCCCCTGGCCTGGAAACGGCCGCCGGGCTGGGGTGCCCTACCGCCAGCCTCAGCAGCCAGGGCCGCAAGCGTGCGGAGTACGACGCCGAGGTAGTAGAAATCCTGAACCACTATCAGCCCGATTACGTGGTGCTGGCTGGTTACATGCGCATTCTGTCGCCTACGTTCATTCGGGCGTTTGCCGGGCGCATTCTTAACATTCATCCCGCCGATACGCACCAGCACCAGGGCTTGCACGCCTACGAGTGGGCCTTTGAAAATCAGCTGCCGGAAACCAAAATCACGGTGCATCTGGTTGATGAGGGGCTGGACACCGGCCCTATTCTAGCCCAGCACCCCGTGGATTTGCGCGGGGCTGACACCTTGGGCGAAGTGGAGCGCCGCGGCCTAGCCGTGGAGCACCGGCTGTACGCCAATACCCTAGCCCGCCTCATGCAAGGCGAGCTATCCATTCCTACCTCCGAAACGGCTGCCGTTTCACCTCCTACCCCCGAGCCTCTGGTGCCATTCTCGTCCGGTTCTTCTGCCGAAGATGCCGGGGGTGAGGCTATTCGTTGA
- a CDS encoding DUF2652 domain-containing protein: protein MGLLDDLRADRRAAGELPRSGADKQQPALLLIPDISGFTRFIEESGSVQAPFLVADLLEILIEANTLNLQVNEIQGDAVLFYRLGPPPPVAELVRQCRRIYLDFQNYLRIVARDTGSELAAALHELALTLKIVVHYGRVSVARIREYTKLMGRDVIVVHRLLKNNITGSEYILLSEGYLATQDLAALRQAFSWTRLLPGATYYEYLGETPYHYASLSPLRLLLNSPEIDDDVPLGRGCALKVRRALRVPAPYAVRLITNFRLRPRWMEGATAVHYDVTKAGRLGTSYKVDVFGGQIDFQAVQQFEDEDGRLEYVEKISHFRLFPNSLLFYGIEAVTLDACLVTIELRYGHIASPSRLVRFGQLRRLHRFLGRSLHNLAELVEKR from the coding sequence ATGGGTTTATTGGACGACTTGCGCGCTGACCGCCGGGCCGCCGGCGAGTTGCCGCGCTCCGGAGCCGACAAGCAGCAGCCCGCCTTGCTGCTGATTCCGGATATCAGCGGCTTTACGCGCTTTATTGAGGAGTCAGGAAGTGTACAGGCTCCGTTTCTGGTGGCCGATCTGTTGGAAATCCTCATCGAAGCCAACACCCTAAACCTACAGGTAAACGAAATTCAGGGCGATGCGGTACTGTTTTATCGGCTGGGGCCGCCGCCGCCGGTAGCTGAGCTGGTACGGCAGTGCCGCCGCATCTACCTCGATTTTCAGAACTACCTGCGTATTGTAGCCCGCGACACAGGCTCGGAGCTGGCAGCGGCCCTGCACGAGCTAGCCCTCACGTTGAAAATTGTAGTGCACTACGGCCGCGTGAGCGTAGCTCGGATTCGGGAGTATACCAAGCTCATGGGCCGCGACGTAATTGTGGTGCACCGCTTGCTCAAGAATAACATTACGGGCTCCGAATACATTCTGCTCTCGGAGGGCTACCTAGCTACCCAGGACCTGGCCGCGCTGAGGCAGGCGTTTTCCTGGACGCGGCTGCTGCCCGGCGCTACCTACTACGAGTACCTCGGCGAAACGCCCTACCACTACGCCAGTCTCTCGCCCCTGCGGCTGCTGCTCAACAGCCCGGAAATAGACGATGACGTGCCGTTGGGCCGGGGCTGCGCCCTGAAAGTGCGCCGGGCCTTGCGCGTGCCTGCTCCCTACGCCGTGCGGCTCATTACCAATTTCCGGTTGCGGCCGCGCTGGATGGAGGGCGCCACTGCCGTGCACTACGATGTCACCAAGGCTGGCCGCCTCGGCACCAGCTATAAAGTGGATGTATTCGGGGGGCAAATTGACTTTCAGGCCGTGCAGCAGTTCGAGGATGAAGATGGCCGCCTGGAGTACGTGGAGAAGATTTCCCACTTCCGCCTCTTTCCCAACTCCCTGCTATTCTACGGCATTGAGGCCGTAACGCTCGACGCCTGTTTAGTAACGATAGAGCTACGCTACGGCCACATTGCCAGCCCCAGCCGCCTCGTCCGCTTCGGACAGCTCCGCCGCCTACACCGTTTCCTGGGCCGCTCCCTGCATAACCTAGCAGAATTAGTAGAGAAGCGGTGA
- a CDS encoding response regulator: protein MIRVLLADDHTILRDGIRAILSREPDIQVVGEASNGQALLNLLTTTPADVVLMDVNMPVMDGFVTMDSLRTHFPETQVLVLSMLDHESYVHRMLQAGARGYALKNAESAEITHGIRTVAAGRPFLCSEIGLSLLNRTMQRAAPERATPVSEAAEPHPSFTMALHRNGPVELSVREMEVLKLIAEGLTNAEIADQLFASKRTIETHRQNIIEKTQAKNTAALIRYAMMHGLIE from the coding sequence ATGATTCGTGTATTGCTTGCTGATGACCATACCATTCTGCGGGACGGTATCCGGGCCATTCTCTCGCGTGAGCCTGATATTCAGGTGGTAGGCGAAGCCAGCAATGGCCAGGCACTATTAAATCTGCTGACAACTACCCCAGCCGATGTAGTGCTGATGGACGTCAACATGCCCGTCATGGATGGCTTCGTTACCATGGACTCCCTCCGTACTCACTTTCCGGAAACGCAGGTGCTCGTGCTGTCTATGCTCGACCACGAGAGTTACGTGCATCGGATGTTGCAGGCCGGGGCGCGGGGTTACGCGCTAAAAAATGCGGAAAGCGCTGAAATCACCCACGGCATCCGTACGGTAGCGGCGGGCCGGCCGTTTTTATGCTCCGAAATCGGCCTCAGCCTGCTCAACCGCACGATGCAGCGGGCGGCACCCGAACGAGCTACCCCGGTAAGCGAGGCCGCCGAGCCGCACCCCTCCTTTACCATGGCGCTGCACCGCAACGGCCCCGTAGAACTATCGGTGCGGGAAATGGAGGTGCTCAAGCTGATTGCCGAAGGGCTGACCAACGCGGAAATAGCGGATCAGCTCTTTGCCAGCAAGCGCACCATCGAAACGCACCGCCAGAACATCATCGAAAAAACCCAGGCCAAAAACACGGCTGCCCTTATCCGCTACGCCATGATGCACGGCCTGATAGAGTGA
- the purD gene encoding phosphoribosylamine--glycine ligase, translating to MIKVKQYIYYLTNYTTLSTSNKTIVLLGSGAREHAMAWKLTRDGATVHVLPGNGGIPNSHPDLSATDFPAIQRFCQTHGVKLIVVGPEAPLAAGVADYFAGTDIRVFGPSRAGATLESSKVWSKDFMRRHGVATALSWQYRSDKLAEARAKATELDGQVVVKYDGLAAGKGVYVCSSVEEAHAALDDLQQQHTGWFSFLLEEKLTGPEISIIGVTDGNRIRLLAPSQDHKQLLAGDQGPNTGGMGAYCPVPFCDDNILAAIRTSIVDPTLRGLQNEQFDFKGFLYFGIMLTPQGPKLLEYNVRLGDPEAEVLLPALESSLLELIEATLDGKLQQTVVRQRRGYYVGVVLASGGYPAAQFPTGFPITGLEELHPSVLAFHGATKRTVEGELVTSGGRVMVLVGHGEELEDAVNHVYREVERVKFQDVYIRTDIGQRPEPIGIFSAVR from the coding sequence TTGATTAAGGTCAAGCAATACATCTACTACCTAACCAATTACACAACTTTGAGCACCAGCAATAAAACCATAGTACTCCTCGGTAGTGGGGCCCGCGAACATGCTATGGCGTGGAAGCTGACCCGCGACGGGGCTACCGTGCACGTGCTGCCCGGCAACGGCGGTATTCCTAACAGCCACCCCGACCTCAGCGCCACCGACTTTCCCGCCATTCAGCGCTTCTGCCAAACCCACGGGGTAAAGCTGATTGTGGTAGGGCCCGAGGCGCCGCTGGCCGCCGGGGTAGCGGATTACTTCGCCGGTACTGACATTCGGGTGTTTGGTCCCAGCCGGGCCGGGGCCACGCTGGAAAGCTCCAAGGTGTGGAGCAAGGACTTTATGCGGCGGCATGGGGTAGCCACGGCCCTATCGTGGCAGTACCGCAGCGACAAGCTAGCCGAAGCCCGCGCCAAAGCTACCGAGCTGGATGGGCAGGTAGTGGTGAAATACGACGGGCTGGCGGCCGGTAAAGGCGTGTACGTGTGCTCTTCAGTGGAAGAAGCCCACGCGGCCCTCGACGACTTGCAGCAGCAGCACACCGGCTGGTTTAGCTTCTTGCTGGAAGAAAAACTGACCGGCCCCGAAATCAGCATCATTGGCGTGACGGATGGCAACCGCATCCGCCTGCTGGCCCCGTCTCAGGACCACAAGCAGCTGCTGGCCGGCGACCAGGGCCCCAACACCGGCGGCATGGGCGCCTATTGCCCCGTCCCGTTCTGCGACGACAACATCCTGGCCGCCATCCGCACCAGCATCGTGGACCCCACGTTGCGCGGGTTGCAAAACGAGCAGTTTGACTTCAAAGGCTTCCTATACTTCGGCATCATGCTCACGCCCCAGGGTCCGAAGCTGCTGGAATACAACGTGCGCCTCGGCGACCCGGAAGCCGAAGTACTGCTGCCGGCCCTGGAAAGCAGCCTGCTGGAACTCATTGAAGCTACCTTGGATGGCAAGCTCCAGCAAACGGTGGTGCGCCAACGCCGCGGCTACTACGTGGGCGTAGTGCTGGCCTCGGGCGGCTACCCGGCAGCTCAGTTCCCGACGGGTTTTCCCATTACCGGCCTCGAGGAACTGCACCCCAGCGTCCTCGCATTCCATGGTGCTACCAAGCGTACTGTGGAGGGTGAGCTTGTGACCAGCGGCGGCCGGGTGATGGTGCTGGTGGGGCACGGCGAGGAGCTGGAAGATGCTGTGAATCACGTGTATCGGGAAGTAGAAAGAGTTAAATTTCAGGATGTTTACATCCGTACCGATATCGGCCAGCGGCCCGAACCAATCGGTATTTTTAGCGCAGTGCGGTGA